The Anaerobacillus alkaliphilus genome has a segment encoding these proteins:
- a CDS encoding S8 family peptidase, translating into MKWIKVTLLFLLLIGSFLSPINSLADERYQRVLIMFEGTIDEELIKSKNGHVLEELPSINSVVAMVPLERLPSLMVHSKIKYLEEDKVISVSSHWVDWGTEKIEASNAWSQNLTGKGVRVAVMDTGIAPHTDLDIKKGVSFVSYTDSYADDNGHGTHVAGVISAGKNLQGLKGIAPETELYAIKVLDHEGNGYHSDVIKGIEWAIAEEIDIINLSVGGSEGSAFLEAALKKAYEQHNILLVAAAGNNGHPLTRGNTVEYPAKYTTVIAVSATDRFDQRPSFSGHGTEVELAAPGVRIQSTYLNGGYQTLNGTSMAAPHVTGMLALLKQAQPSKTNEELRNLIRTYTVDLGSPGRDSLFGYGRIKFPNQIKIELPPPTPPMNVSYVKTFENGELILTLMWQHSEATTFKIYRNDKKVGEISDQQSFTEKITRGAYTYEVSAVNEDGLESKRASIYIESEYQKTAKLYSDVNVGDWYISALHQLQEERIVGGYPDGTFKPNRAVTRAELAAFIGRALKLDGTKRRTVFPDVHEPLFASGFIQTAQELGLITGYPDGTFRPNNPVTREEVAVFLTRAFNLSKTTNQTFPDVDPKHYTFSAIQRTVGEGIATGYPDGTYRPKQPVTRAELTTFLARSLSK; encoded by the coding sequence ATGAAATGGATAAAAGTAACACTCTTATTTTTATTATTGATCGGGAGTTTTCTTTCACCTATAAATAGTTTAGCAGATGAACGCTATCAAAGAGTTCTAATTATGTTTGAAGGTACCATTGATGAAGAATTGATAAAATCGAAGAACGGTCATGTTCTTGAAGAACTACCTTCAATAAATTCGGTAGTAGCAATGGTTCCTTTAGAACGGCTTCCATCACTTATGGTTCATTCGAAAATAAAATATTTAGAAGAAGATAAAGTGATCTCTGTTTCCTCACATTGGGTCGATTGGGGAACAGAGAAAATTGAAGCTTCAAACGCTTGGTCACAAAATTTAACCGGTAAAGGTGTTAGAGTTGCCGTCATGGATACGGGTATAGCACCACACACTGATTTAGACATAAAAAAAGGTGTATCATTTGTTTCCTATACGGACTCTTACGCAGATGATAATGGCCATGGTACTCATGTTGCTGGAGTCATCAGTGCGGGTAAAAACTTGCAAGGTTTAAAGGGGATTGCTCCTGAAACGGAATTATATGCCATTAAAGTTTTAGATCACGAGGGAAATGGTTATCATTCTGACGTTATCAAAGGAATTGAATGGGCAATAGCCGAGGAGATAGACATCATCAATTTAAGTGTCGGTGGATCAGAAGGTTCAGCTTTTCTAGAGGCAGCTCTCAAAAAAGCGTACGAGCAACATAATATCTTACTAGTTGCGGCAGCAGGGAATAATGGACACCCGTTAACAAGAGGAAATACCGTTGAATACCCTGCTAAGTACACTACAGTAATAGCGGTATCTGCAACAGATCGTTTTGACCAACGCCCAAGCTTTTCAGGTCATGGAACCGAAGTTGAATTGGCAGCACCAGGTGTCCGGATTCAAAGTACCTACTTAAACGGAGGTTACCAAACGTTAAATGGTACGTCTATGGCAGCACCACATGTCACAGGGATGCTAGCGCTTCTTAAACAAGCACAACCGTCAAAGACAAATGAGGAGTTAAGAAATCTCATTCGAACCTACACAGTCGATCTAGGCTCACCTGGTAGAGACTCGTTATTTGGTTACGGTAGAATTAAGTTTCCTAACCAAATCAAAATTGAATTACCTCCACCAACTCCGCCTATGAACGTAAGTTATGTAAAAACCTTTGAAAATGGAGAATTAATTCTTACGCTAATGTGGCAACATTCAGAGGCAACAACTTTTAAAATATATCGTAATGATAAAAAAGTTGGTGAAATTAGCGATCAACAATCGTTCACTGAAAAAATTACTCGAGGTGCTTATACTTACGAAGTTTCAGCAGTAAACGAAGACGGTCTAGAATCTAAGCGCGCATCTATTTATATTGAAAGTGAATATCAAAAAACAGCGAAATTATATTCAGATGTTAATGTAGGAGACTGGTATATTAGTGCCCTTCATCAGCTTCAAGAAGAAAGAATTGTAGGTGGCTATCCTGATGGCACGTTTAAGCCTAATCGCGCTGTGACAAGAGCTGAATTAGCTGCCTTTATTGGAAGAGCGTTAAAGCTAGATGGGACAAAACGAAGAACGGTGTTTCCTGATGTTCATGAGCCATTGTTTGCTTCAGGTTTTATCCAAACTGCACAGGAGTTGGGTCTGATAACTGGCTATCCAGATGGCACATTTCGACCAAACAACCCTGTGACAAGGGAAGAAGTAGCCGTATTTTTAACACGTGCCTTCAATTTATCGAAAACAACGAACCAAACATTCCCGGATGTAGATCCAAAACATTACACATTCTCTGCCATTCAACGGACTGTAGGTGAAGGGATTGCCACTGGTTATCCAGATGGGACGTATAGGCCAAAGCAACCAGTAACTCGAGCGGAGTTAACCACATTTTTAGCAAGAAGCCTAAGTAAGTAA
- a CDS encoding DNA-directed RNA polymerase subunit beta — protein sequence MTKDIENQSSNREQIRKKKEERKKRNRRKPIRIFPIWLRIVFVTIIFAASILAGAMFGYGVVGDGEPKDVLGKGPWLKIYDIIYGDGD from the coding sequence ATGACTAAAGACATTGAAAACCAATCGTCAAATAGAGAGCAAATCCGGAAAAAGAAGGAAGAAAGAAAAAAGCGTAATCGGCGTAAGCCAATTCGTATCTTCCCAATTTGGTTACGCATTGTGTTCGTGACAATAATTTTTGCTGCGAGTATCCTAGCTGGCGCCATGTTTGGTTATGGTGTTGTTGGTGATGGTGAACCGAAGGATGTCTTAGGAAAGGGTCCTTGGTTAAAAATTTATGATATCATCTATGGGGACGGAGATTAA
- a CDS encoding polysaccharide deacetylase family protein encodes MKRLLSVLIVTFFLISVTGCGWTNSSTEEKNITVLMYHHFAEGEETSVTVDPERLRDQLVTLKEAGYETITERQLADYLNGLEVDMPDKPLVITIDDGYMSNYTIAYPILEELEMHATIYVIVNSRGTTPGYIPHFDWDEAREMVASGWIDIQNHTFDHHFTIETINGKERPVLVGKMVIDGVEETDEQYRERIMEDLRLAKEVIEAELGNEVFTLTYPFGAFNETVIDVATELGHQLMYTVKPGLVKKGDSPYELNRINADGKFTGADLLKEIEKYSK; translated from the coding sequence TTGAAAAGACTCTTAAGCGTTCTTATCGTTACGTTCTTCCTTATAAGTGTTACAGGATGCGGTTGGACAAACTCCTCAACTGAGGAAAAAAATATTACGGTTCTCATGTACCATCACTTTGCTGAAGGTGAGGAAACAAGTGTGACTGTTGATCCTGAGCGTTTACGGGACCAGTTAGTTACTTTGAAGGAAGCGGGTTATGAAACGATTACTGAACGTCAGTTGGCTGACTACTTAAATGGGCTTGAGGTTGATATGCCTGATAAACCATTAGTTATTACTATAGACGATGGGTACATGAGCAACTATACAATCGCTTATCCCATTTTAGAAGAACTAGAAATGCACGCGACCATTTATGTCATCGTCAATAGTCGTGGTACAACCCCTGGCTATATTCCTCACTTTGATTGGGATGAGGCAAGGGAAATGGTTGCGTCGGGCTGGATTGATATTCAAAACCATACGTTTGACCACCACTTCACAATTGAAACGATCAACGGGAAAGAACGTCCTGTTTTAGTCGGTAAAATGGTTATCGATGGAGTTGAAGAAACTGATGAGCAGTATCGCGAGAGAATTATGGAAGATTTACGATTAGCCAAAGAGGTCATTGAAGCTGAGTTAGGTAATGAAGTATTCACGTTAACTTATCCTTTTGGTGCATTTAATGAGACTGTCATTGATGTTGCCACTGAACTTGGCCATCAGTTAATGTACACAGTGAAGCCAGGACTTGTAAAAAAAGGTGATAGTCCTTATGAACTTAATCGAATTAATGCAGACGGTAAATTTACAGGCGCCGACTTGCTAAAGGAAATTGAAAAATACAGTAAATAA
- the fabZ gene encoding 3-hydroxyacyl-ACP dehydratase FabZ, whose translation MLDIQQIKEIIPHRYPFLLVDRILEVEEGKRAVGIKNVTANEEFFNGHFPEFPVMPGVLIIEALAQVGAVAMLIKEENRGRLAFFAGIDGCRFKGQVKPGDQLRLEVEMTRFKGSIGKGKGTAYVDGKLVAEAELMFALGEKQ comes from the coding sequence ATGTTAGATATCCAACAAATCAAAGAAATTATCCCGCATCGTTATCCATTTTTACTTGTAGATCGAATTCTTGAAGTAGAAGAAGGGAAACGAGCGGTTGGAATTAAAAATGTGACTGCTAATGAAGAGTTTTTTAACGGACATTTCCCGGAGTTTCCGGTGATGCCTGGTGTGCTCATTATTGAAGCGCTAGCTCAAGTTGGTGCAGTAGCTATGTTAATTAAGGAAGAGAACCGTGGACGCTTGGCTTTCTTTGCAGGTATTGATGGATGCCGCTTCAAGGGACAAGTTAAGCCTGGAGATCAGCTTCGCCTTGAAGTTGAAATGACACGTTTTAAGGGATCTATCGGTAAAGGCAAAGGAACTGCTTATGTAGATGGAAAATTAGTCGCAGAAGCTGAATTAATGTTTGCATTAGGTGAAAAACAATAG
- a CDS encoding peptidoglycan-binding protein: MKRSIKRGIITTSIVAGGVFASGGVAEAALGDQQLSPGMRHQDVKELQDVLRQKGFFTHHTSTGFYGEVTKQAVAKFQQANQLPRTGVANQQTLSLLAPKQSIQNQQQVTLKVGSRGQAVTQLQLTLKQAGFFQANPTGYFGPVTEKAVREFQLRNGLRSTGVVDTATHTALLRKMDQPSKAATNTSRSPQQPALTIGSRGQAVTDLQQLLDQAKFFYYHTYTGYYGEVTAKGIRDFQKKVQLPVTGVADSRTLEALRDYVKKTEVVPPTEPVIQTQPIIHPEASFLLRVGSTGDAVRELQNQLKVVGMYLGDVTGLFDQLTEEAVKVFQQQHKLIADGLATTSTIQKLEEEATKKLLPVITLPSEVRDSFHIMNVIADASHLLGTPYQWGGTTSSGFDCSGFIQYVFQKNTIQLPRTVAHIWEVGANVDQLQVGDLVFFETYKPGPSHAGIYIGNNQFIHSGSSSGVTISSLTANYYSTRYLGAKRYN, translated from the coding sequence ATGAAGAGAAGCATCAAAAGAGGAATTATTACAACATCAATAGTAGCTGGGGGAGTTTTTGCAAGTGGAGGAGTGGCAGAGGCTGCGCTAGGTGACCAACAACTGTCACCTGGAATGCGACATCAAGATGTGAAAGAACTCCAAGATGTTTTAAGACAAAAGGGCTTCTTTACACACCATACGTCTACAGGTTTTTATGGAGAAGTAACCAAACAGGCAGTCGCTAAATTTCAACAAGCGAATCAGCTACCAAGAACAGGCGTTGCCAATCAACAAACACTATCCCTACTAGCACCTAAACAATCAATTCAAAACCAGCAGCAAGTAACACTTAAGGTAGGGTCCCGAGGACAAGCTGTCACTCAGTTACAATTAACTCTTAAACAAGCAGGCTTTTTTCAAGCTAATCCAACTGGCTACTTTGGACCAGTAACCGAAAAAGCTGTAAGAGAGTTCCAATTACGTAATGGGTTGAGATCTACCGGAGTTGTTGATACGGCAACCCATACAGCATTACTACGTAAAATGGATCAACCATCAAAAGCTGCAACTAACACTTCAAGAAGCCCTCAACAACCTGCACTTACAATTGGTTCTAGAGGGCAAGCTGTTACTGATCTACAACAATTGCTAGATCAAGCTAAATTTTTCTACTACCATACATATACAGGATATTACGGAGAAGTTACTGCAAAAGGAATCAGAGATTTTCAGAAAAAAGTACAATTACCGGTTACAGGTGTTGCCGATAGTCGCACTCTCGAAGCGCTTAGAGATTACGTAAAAAAAACTGAAGTCGTACCTCCCACAGAGCCAGTGATCCAGACGCAACCAATCATCCACCCCGAAGCTAGCTTTTTGTTAAGAGTTGGATCCACAGGTGATGCTGTTCGAGAATTACAAAATCAGCTGAAGGTAGTCGGTATGTATCTAGGAGATGTCACAGGGTTATTTGATCAGTTAACGGAAGAAGCAGTTAAGGTGTTTCAACAGCAGCACAAATTGATTGCTGATGGACTTGCAACGACTAGTACCATTCAGAAATTAGAAGAAGAAGCAACGAAGAAGTTATTACCGGTAATCACCTTACCATCAGAAGTAAGAGATAGCTTTCATATAATGAACGTTATCGCCGATGCATCTCATTTATTAGGGACTCCTTATCAATGGGGAGGAACAACTTCCTCTGGATTTGATTGCAGCGGATTTATTCAATATGTTTTTCAAAAAAATACAATTCAGCTCCCGAGAACTGTTGCACATATATGGGAAGTTGGGGCAAATGTAGATCAATTACAAGTGGGGGATCTAGTTTTCTTTGAAACTTATAAACCTGGCCCATCTCACGCTGGTATTTATATTGGTAATAACCAATTTATCCATAGTGGCTCTTCATCAGGTGTAACGATAAGTAGCCTTACTGCAAATTATTATAGTACAAGATATCTAGGTGCAAAGAGATATAACTAA
- a CDS encoding flagellar hook-basal body protein has protein sequence MNRSMITATVTMGQLQKQLDTISNNVANVNTTGFKRRDVQFQDLLFQQLNNQPVARQEVGRNTPLGLRMGTGARVSQTALRMEQGAIMQTGRTLDLALGDKNLLFEVVSTDGARQFTRDGAFYFTPNPNNENEVYLVTSDGRYVMSETGQAITIPARHESLLITETGRILVTTKGANNQDVEQEVARLQIVQINKPQLLQNMGDNYFGFPNLEALGLNYQDVLEGVPGRLIQGALEGSNVDLGKEMSDLILAQRAYQFNTRSISIADQMMGLVNNIRG, from the coding sequence ATGAATCGATCGATGATTACGGCAACAGTGACGATGGGCCAATTGCAAAAACAGTTAGATACAATATCTAATAATGTAGCAAACGTAAATACTACTGGTTTCAAACGTCGTGATGTTCAATTTCAAGACTTGCTATTTCAACAACTGAATAATCAACCTGTGGCAAGACAAGAAGTTGGTCGTAATACACCCCTTGGATTACGTATGGGCACGGGAGCGCGGGTTTCGCAAACAGCCTTAAGAATGGAACAAGGTGCCATTATGCAAACTGGACGCACACTTGATCTTGCCTTAGGTGATAAAAACTTACTTTTTGAAGTAGTTAGTACGGATGGAGCACGCCAGTTTACGAGAGATGGTGCCTTTTACTTTACACCTAATCCTAACAATGAAAATGAAGTTTATTTAGTAACTTCAGACGGACGATACGTAATGTCTGAAACTGGACAAGCTATCACAATTCCTGCAAGGCACGAGTCCTTACTAATTACCGAAACTGGCCGTATTCTTGTTACGACGAAAGGTGCTAATAACCAAGATGTTGAACAAGAGGTTGCAAGACTTCAAATTGTTCAAATAAATAAACCGCAATTGCTACAAAATATGGGTGACAATTATTTTGGTTTTCCTAATCTTGAGGCACTCGGTCTAAATTATCAAGATGTACTAGAAGGGGTTCCTGGTAGACTAATTCAGGGGGCACTTGAAGGCTCCAATGTTGACTTAGGAAAAGAAATGAGTGACCTCATTTTAGCGCAACGAGCATATCAATTTAACACACGTTCTATTTCTATCGCTGATCAAATGATGGGACTAGTAAATAATATTAGAGGGTAA
- a CDS encoding S-layer homology domain-containing protein: MAYQPKSYRKFLTASVAAAMVATVAAPLAPTSVEAAAPTFSDVVAGQYYTEAVTQMAAAEMINGIGGGKFGTTNELLRRDAAVLFSRSLLWETKDVAAPAFTDVPAGQYYTDAIAKAVELGVITGKTASTFAPNDKLTRGDMAVLLQRALKLTVDPEVEVPFTDIEGKYYTEAVKAVYQAGLTTGATATTFNPTGTVTRAQFATFLYRSELVQENVKAEIKRIEDAKIGEAVVTKVEAKNATQVVVNFNVEVNESSARILANYSINGVNPSGVALNSDKKSVTLTFTNASDVEVSNRVLTVQPVTTAKDSLVSTKLYTTVFSYKDEVKPEIVSVESVTSGNTASTLTIKASEPILAAVLKVNGANVSINFNGSDTATVTGLSLDATKAHTVEIINLTDKATTANITAYTSKTFTPVVDKELPTATLSAQSDKQILVTFSKAMNVNSVTSALQNGVVKNESLAGVTSLTATLVPNSGNKQFLISVTENLFANTNTRTLYVVLPNSIEDSLGNKLTATTTSVTLTKDTVKPAAQGFSVERDANGNVTKLVVDFSEGLAAANAGTLAAPTVIDQNGVLVTSLLGGLTSDAVTAGDKKVKYTVATPGKLTGTYTFNFAGSLVSDRAETPNRSDAFTYNFDFGAGAAAPSTFTLANNAVTNPSGTKNVIQVNFGTPVLGGAVLNSATALSSYTLNGLALPEGTTITLSANREVATITLPSVDSVKANDDTAVFTVANVKAVNGAMLNTAVRTVAIEDNTAPTLTAAQVIGNSIYLTFDEALDPATAADANIAAVLLNYKITSGSNTVVAGSGVATTTVVPNSGNKQLVITFTNTTDTNFNASQTITVETLSTGDLTDANNIKVRAGVKVTATK; encoded by the coding sequence ATGGCTTATCAACCAAAGTCTTATCGCAAATTTTTAACAGCATCAGTAGCAGCAGCAATGGTGGCTACAGTTGCAGCACCACTAGCTCCTACTAGCGTAGAAGCTGCAGCTCCAACGTTTTCTGACGTGGTAGCTGGTCAATACTACACTGAGGCTGTAACTCAAATGGCAGCTGCAGAAATGATCAACGGTATCGGTGGAGGTAAATTCGGAACAACTAACGAATTACTTCGTCGCGATGCAGCAGTTTTATTCTCTCGTTCATTATTATGGGAAACTAAAGATGTAGCAGCTCCTGCTTTTACTGACGTACCTGCTGGTCAATACTACACTGATGCAATTGCAAAAGCAGTTGAGCTAGGTGTTATTACTGGTAAAACAGCTTCTACATTCGCTCCAAACGATAAATTAACTCGCGGAGACATGGCTGTATTATTACAACGTGCTCTTAAGTTAACAGTAGATCCAGAAGTAGAAGTACCTTTCACTGATATTGAAGGTAAATACTACACTGAAGCTGTTAAAGCTGTTTACCAAGCTGGTTTAACAACTGGTGCTACAGCTACTACTTTCAATCCAACTGGAACAGTTACTCGTGCTCAATTCGCTACTTTCTTATACAGAAGTGAATTAGTTCAAGAGAACGTTAAAGCTGAAATCAAGAGAATTGAAGATGCTAAAATTGGTGAAGCGGTAGTTACAAAAGTAGAAGCTAAGAATGCTACTCAAGTTGTTGTTAACTTCAATGTAGAAGTGAATGAAAGTTCTGCTAGAATACTTGCTAACTATTCAATTAACGGAGTTAATCCATCTGGAGTTGCTTTGAACTCTGATAAGAAGAGTGTTACATTAACATTCACTAATGCTTCTGATGTAGAGGTTTCTAACAGAGTACTTACAGTTCAACCAGTTACTACTGCCAAAGACTCTTTAGTAAGCACTAAACTTTATACTACAGTATTTAGCTATAAAGATGAAGTGAAACCTGAAATCGTAAGTGTTGAGTCTGTTACTTCTGGAAACACTGCTTCAACTTTAACGATTAAAGCTAGTGAGCCAATTCTTGCTGCAGTATTAAAGGTAAATGGTGCAAATGTAAGCATCAATTTCAATGGGTCTGATACAGCAACTGTTACTGGACTTTCATTAGACGCTACTAAAGCACACACTGTTGAAATTATTAACTTAACTGATAAAGCTACAACAGCAAATATCACTGCATATACTTCAAAAACATTTACACCAGTAGTTGATAAAGAATTACCAACAGCTACACTTTCAGCTCAAAGTGACAAGCAAATCTTAGTTACTTTCTCTAAAGCAATGAATGTAAACTCTGTTACGTCTGCTTTACAAAACGGTGTAGTTAAGAATGAATCATTAGCTGGTGTAACTAGTTTAACAGCAACTCTTGTTCCGAATTCTGGAAATAAACAATTCTTGATCTCGGTTACTGAAAATTTATTCGCTAATACAAACACAAGAACTCTTTATGTGGTTTTACCAAATTCAATTGAAGATTCTCTAGGAAATAAATTAACAGCTACTACTACTTCTGTTACATTAACAAAAGATACTGTGAAACCTGCTGCTCAAGGCTTCTCTGTTGAAAGAGATGCTAATGGTAATGTTACTAAGTTAGTTGTTGATTTTAGCGAAGGTTTAGCTGCTGCAAATGCAGGTACTCTAGCAGCTCCAACTGTAATCGATCAAAATGGTGTATTAGTAACTAGCTTACTTGGCGGTTTAACTTCTGACGCAGTGACTGCTGGCGACAAAAAAGTTAAATACACTGTTGCTACTCCTGGGAAATTAACTGGAACATATACTTTTAACTTCGCTGGAAGCTTAGTAAGCGACAGAGCAGAAACACCAAATAGATCTGATGCATTCACTTATAACTTTGATTTTGGTGCTGGTGCAGCTGCTCCTTCAACATTCACTTTAGCGAATAATGCAGTTACTAACCCAAGTGGAACTAAAAATGTTATCCAAGTAAACTTTGGTACTCCAGTATTAGGTGGAGCGGTGTTAAACTCTGCTACAGCATTAAGTAGCTATACACTAAACGGTTTAGCTTTACCAGAAGGTACTACAATTACTTTAAGCGCAAACAGAGAAGTTGCTACAATTACCCTACCATCTGTAGACTCTGTGAAAGCAAATGATGACACAGCTGTATTTACTGTAGCAAATGTTAAGGCTGTAAACGGTGCAATGCTTAATACTGCTGTTCGTACAGTAGCTATTGAGGACAATACTGCTCCTACACTAACTGCGGCTCAAGTAATTGGTAACTCAATTTACTTAACATTTGATGAGGCGTTAGACCCAGCTACTGCTGCTGATGCAAACATCGCTGCTGTATTACTTAACTATAAGATTACTTCTGGTTCTAACACTGTTGTTGCTGGTTCTGGTGTAGCAACTACTACAGTTGTTCCAAACAGCGGTAACAAACAACTTGTAATTACTTTTACAAATACTACTGACACTAACTTTAATGCATCTCAAACAATTACTGTTGAGACATTATCAACTGGTGATTTAACTGATGCAAACAACATTAAAGTAAGAGCTGGAGTAAAAGTTACTGCAACTAAATAA
- a CDS encoding N-acetylmuramoyl-L-alanine amidase — MRKVFLLTLAVIIGFASTLVHTGKEVYEASSLFKDVNSYEVNLLAQQKIVQGYTDQTFRPNNPVTRAEAVTMIGRALGFDETKRETTFPDVPLEHFASGLIAEGVEKGIVTGYGDGTFRPRTEVTRGEMAVFINRAFALEKTRTATFSDIRPQMFSYQSIIRLAESGITVGYSDGTFRPDRSITRLEFALFLARAIYPDLRPKPKAPEVIAFGTVINAPEGLNVRTGPGATHPALEQRLPNGTTVNIYSIQNNWAHMEALGVTGYVSLNHIKVDHLSATGALSGITLVVDPGHGGRDSGASGNGLVEKVLVLEVSLLLRNKLQAAGANVIMTRSTDVFLELADRAKIANDAKADAFISIHANSFTNGSVHGTETYWFDKFSGDESKELAETIQKHLISKLRTVDRKAKKGNFHVIRETQMPSVLVELGFLSNKAEADYMKTAAFKEAAAEAILLGVLEFYAK; from the coding sequence ATGAGAAAGGTCTTTCTACTAACACTAGCAGTCATCATCGGTTTTGCTTCGACACTTGTACATACAGGCAAAGAAGTATATGAGGCTAGTTCATTATTTAAGGATGTTAATAGTTATGAAGTAAATCTACTAGCCCAGCAAAAAATAGTTCAAGGTTATACAGACCAAACATTCCGACCGAATAATCCAGTAACAAGAGCAGAAGCGGTAACGATGATTGGTAGAGCACTAGGGTTTGATGAAACAAAGAGAGAAACTACTTTTCCAGATGTTCCTCTAGAACATTTTGCCTCTGGACTTATTGCCGAAGGTGTTGAAAAAGGAATAGTTACCGGATACGGTGACGGTACATTTCGTCCTCGTACTGAAGTTACACGAGGTGAAATGGCTGTATTTATAAATCGAGCATTTGCTCTTGAAAAAACGAGAACAGCAACGTTTAGTGACATTCGTCCACAAATGTTTTCCTATCAGTCAATTATTAGATTAGCAGAGAGTGGAATTACAGTCGGGTATTCTGATGGTACTTTCCGTCCTGATCGTTCGATAACAAGGTTGGAGTTTGCACTTTTTCTTGCGCGGGCGATATATCCTGACTTACGCCCAAAGCCAAAGGCTCCTGAAGTAATTGCATTCGGTACGGTCATTAATGCACCAGAAGGGTTAAATGTAAGAACTGGGCCGGGAGCAACGCACCCCGCCCTTGAACAGAGACTTCCTAACGGAACAACAGTTAACATCTACTCAATACAAAATAACTGGGCCCATATGGAGGCATTAGGGGTCACAGGTTATGTTTCGCTTAACCATATTAAAGTAGATCATTTGTCTGCCACCGGTGCTCTTAGTGGGATTACCCTAGTCGTGGATCCTGGTCACGGTGGAAGAGATAGCGGGGCATCAGGGAATGGTTTAGTTGAAAAGGTGCTAGTTCTTGAAGTAAGTCTTCTCCTTCGAAATAAATTACAAGCGGCAGGAGCAAATGTCATTATGACACGATCGACTGATGTCTTCTTAGAATTAGCCGACCGAGCAAAAATTGCCAATGATGCTAAAGCAGATGCCTTTATTAGTATTCACGCGAATTCGTTTACAAACGGTAGCGTCCACGGAACAGAGACGTATTGGTTTGATAAGTTTAGTGGTGATGAAAGCAAAGAACTAGCGGAAACGATCCAAAAGCACCTAATCTCTAAACTACGTACAGTTGATCGGAAAGCCAAAAAAGGAAACTTCCATGTAATCCGAGAAACACAAATGCCAAGTGTTCTAGTTGAATTAGGTTTCCTAAGCAATAAAGCCGAAGCAGACTATATGAAAACAGCTGCCTTTAAAGAAGCGGCAGCAGAAGCGATATTATTAGGTGTTCTTGAGTTTTACGCAAAATAG
- a CDS encoding C40 family peptidase, with amino-acid sequence MIRKFLASFLILTLILTLLPPKGYTQTSKNEEIVSLAKKQLGVPYRFGGSSPSGFDCSGFLYYIFKEAGITLPRTSSDQYNIGDKIKKSDLQIGDIVFFETYRSGPSHSGIYVGDRKFIHASSSNGISISSVDDPHYWNSRYLGARRIVDEPIQMVLAILPAGEYHDVSTDHWAYNQIKWLGEKGIINGYDQSFFLPGEVVTRSQASVIIANALGMNVSNKKSGFKDVPENHWAAGAITAVTEAGYFRGYDDVFRPEEILTREQIAVLFTRVFNFTVNENKKVSFTDIPETYWAHNAIQRLTSNGIASGYSDSTYRPKNEVTRAEFSVFLFRALHMK; translated from the coding sequence GTGATAAGGAAATTTTTAGCTAGTTTTCTAATACTTACATTAATACTGACGTTACTGCCACCAAAAGGTTACACACAAACATCAAAAAATGAAGAAATTGTTTCCTTGGCAAAAAAGCAATTAGGAGTTCCTTACCGGTTCGGGGGATCTTCACCAAGTGGGTTTGATTGTTCGGGCTTCTTATATTATATATTTAAGGAAGCTGGAATTACTTTGCCACGTACATCAAGTGACCAATACAATATTGGTGACAAAATTAAAAAAAGCGACTTACAGATTGGTGACATAGTTTTCTTTGAAACGTACAGGTCAGGACCATCCCACTCAGGAATCTATGTTGGTGACCGTAAATTTATTCATGCTTCTTCTAGTAATGGTATCTCAATATCTTCTGTAGATGATCCACATTACTGGAATTCTCGTTACCTTGGGGCACGCAGAATTGTTGATGAACCAATCCAAATGGTATTAGCCATCCTTCCTGCTGGAGAGTATCATGATGTTAGCACTGATCACTGGGCATATAACCAAATTAAATGGCTCGGTGAAAAAGGCATCATTAACGGTTATGACCAAAGTTTCTTCTTACCTGGAGAGGTTGTTACAAGATCACAAGCATCTGTCATTATCGCTAATGCATTAGGGATGAACGTATCAAATAAGAAAAGTGGCTTTAAAGACGTCCCAGAAAATCATTGGGCTGCAGGAGCAATTACAGCCGTAACAGAAGCTGGTTACTTTAGAGGTTATGACGACGTTTTTAGACCAGAGGAAATTTTGACGAGAGAACAAATTGCAGTATTATTTACGCGAGTGTTTAATTTTACAGTGAATGAGAATAAGAAGGTTTCCTTTACTGACATCCCAGAAACTTATTGGGCACATAACGCCATTCAGCGTCTAACATCTAACGGTATTGCTTCAGGTTATTCTGACTCTACATATCGCCCGAAAAACGAAGTGACAAGGGCTGAGTTTTCAGTTTTCCTATTTAGAGCATTACATATGAAATAA